One genomic window of Haliotis asinina isolate JCU_RB_2024 chromosome 4, JCU_Hal_asi_v2, whole genome shotgun sequence includes the following:
- the LOC137282014 gene encoding uncharacterized protein has product MDPVQVAIKLRGLLLAHDNAVKEILTLDMQVYKLMQKMTANSSNKCIIRGEQLIQRRWVLEGVKEMFTIYRQIKWQEVQACVNAITKDASGESDTGADWNAETSFNDDDASFTELQVDSSYSEDDEDQEDFYSNDSSYDMMTLSRALSVDDCALHRHA; this is encoded by the exons ATGGATCCAGTTCAAGTTGCCATCAAGCTGAGAGGTCTCCTTCTTGCCCATGACAATGCAGTCAAAGAGATCTTGACCTTAG acatgcaggtgtacaagctgatgcaaaagaTGACGGCCAACTCCTCCAACAAGTGTATAATTCGAGGTGAACAGCTGATCCAGAGACGATGGGTGTTGGAAGGTGTCAAGGAGATGTTtaccatctacagacaaatcaaGTGGCAAGAGGTACAGGCCTGCGTGAATGCCATCACCAAAGATGCTTCTGGAGAAAGTGATACAGGGGCGGATTGGAATGCTGAAACTTCCTTCAATGACGATGATGCTTCTTTCACCGAACTCCAGGTCGACAGCTCATACAGTGAGGACGACGAGGACCAGGAAGACTTCTACAGCAACGACAGCAGCTACGATATGATGACTCTCAGTCGAGCTTTGTCTGTAGACGACTGTGCTCTTCATAGACACGCTTAA